A stretch of DNA from Fimbriimonadia bacterium:
GTTGCTTCGCCGTCTCGCGCAGTGTGCGAGTATCCATGCCGACGAGTGGCGGCAGGGAAGTGTTGGCAATCGTGACGGTGGTCAAGGGCGGTCTCCTGGCCGTGTCGCCCGCGGGGTCCGGCGCCGCTGAACTGCAGCCGACGCTGCGTCTCGGGGTAACTCGGCTAACGAAGTATACCGGGGCGAGAAGGAGCGAGTTCCGAGAGGGATGGCCATCCGCACGGGTAATCTTCAGACATGCTTTTCGGTAGGCGTGGCACACCGGTCGAGCAGCCGGAGTGGCTCATCGTAGGGCTAGGCAATCCGGGGATGCAATACAGCCACACCCGACACAATATCGGCTTCCGCGCAGCCACTCTATTGGCCGAGAAACACAAGATCAAGCTCCGCACCCGCAAGTTCAAGGCCCTATATGGCTTTGGGAAGATCGAGAACACCCCGGTGGTGATCGCCCTCCCGATGACCTACATGAACCTTTCGGGCAACGCGGTCCAGCCTCTCCTCCGACACTACGACCTAGGTCCAGATAGGCTGCTGGTGCTTGCCGACGATCTGGCACTGCCGCTTGGGCGAATTCGTATCCGGCAGCGGGGCTCCGGCGGTGGACAGCGCGGCCTAGAACACATCATTCAGACGCTGGGGACCCAGGAATTCGCCCGGCTGCGCATCGGAATTGACCCTGCCAACCCAGGGCAAACCGTGGAGCATGTGCTGAGCGCATTCCACCGGGACGAGCAGCCCGTGGTCAAGGAGGTCTTGGAGCGCGTGGTCGCCGCCGTGCGAATGTGGCTCCGAGACGGCCCCGAGCGCACGATGAACGAGTTCAACCGCAGAACCGAGAGCTAACACGTCTCTGCGGGCGAAGGTCAGGTGGAGCCGCCCCCCCTCATCGCCAGGAAGACTAATGCCGGTCTACTTCTTCGCGGCCCTCTTGATTGTGCATCCGAAAGACTGAGTCTCCGCCTGGGGCACGGGCCTGCCCTCCGCAACTGCCAGGAGCGTGTCTCGAAGGTAGTTCTTCGTAACTTTCGAGGGCTCCGTCTGATCGTCAATCGCCCCGCGATAGATGAGCTTCCGTTCCGGGCTCAGCAGAATCACCTCGGGCGTGCGAGACGCACGAAACATGTCCGCCACGCGGGACTCCCGGTCTATCACGATGGGAAACTTCATGCGACCAGCCATCTCTTTGATCTGAGCGTCGGGGTCGGTTGCGTTGGAGTTCACGCCGATGATCACGAACCCTTTGCCAGAAAACTCCTCGGCGATTGCGTTCATCCGGTCGTCGTACGCCCTGCTGACGGGGCACATCGGGGAGACGAAGAGAATCAGAATCCCTTTCTCCGCCTTGACCTCCGATAGCCGCCACTCCTTGCCAGATGCCTCCTGGAGCTGAAAGTCCGGCAGTCCGGCCGCCTTCTCCACGAACGCCAGGATCTGCTCCGCATCCTTTGCAGGGTCCACCTTCTCGAACACCTGGGCGACCCGGCCGTCCGGAGCTATCACGATCGTAGTACGTGAGGCGACTCCGGCCTTCGTCATGACGCCGTATGCGGTGGCTGCCGTCCCGTCTGGGTCCGCGAGCAGGGTGTGCTTCAGCCCTTCCTTGTCGCAGAACTGCTTTTGGTCCTCTACGGTGTTCACGCTGACGCCGAACACGCGCACCCCCAGCTTCTCGAAGGCGGCGAGGTGCTGCGAGAGCGAGCGGTTTTGCACTGTGCATCCGCTCGTCATGGACTTCGGGTAGAAAGCCAGGGCGACCCAGTTACCCCTGAGCTGCTTCAGCGAGTGCATGGTACCGTTCTGGTCAGGAAGTTGGAAGTCCGGGGCGGTGTCTCCGACGTTCGGGACCGCACCTACACGCATAACGCCGCTCGCCAGCACGGCGGCTACCAGAGTTCTCAGCATGTTCGAGAATCCCCCCGCAATCTGGATATGCGCCTGTCGCGCTTTAGAGTCCTACGACTCGTTCGGCCCCGGAGTGTCCGATTCGGGCCCGTTCGCGCCAGGAAGGGTTTTTCCACCGCTGAAGATCTCGGCAATTACGTCCTCTACGGATGGTTCGGCAATCGTGATGTCCGAGACGGGCAGAGCCGCCAATACCCCCGCCGCCGCTTGACTCGTCTCGCCTCGTGGCACCTCGATGTCCGCGGCGTCCTCCGTGTGACGTACCACGCGCCCGAACCGGCCCAAGTCTTCCGGGGACACAGCTCGGTCGAACTGCAGCTTGAGCAACCGATGGCTGCCGTAGGATTTTAGGAGCTTGCCCAAACGGTCATCGTAGAGAAGTCGCCCGTGGTCGATGATGAGTACCCGATCGCATAGAGCCTGCACGTCCTGCATGTAGTGGCTGGTGAGCAGGATAGTGGTGTGGTCGCGGCGATTGGTCTCTAGTAGGAACTCCCGTATGCGCTTCTGCGAAACGAGATCGAGCCCAATGGTGGGCTCGTCCAAGAACACCACCTTTGGCCGGTGGAGCAGCGCGGCGATCAACTCGCACTTCATCCGTTCACCCAATGAAAGCCGTCGGACCTGGGTGCGAAGTTTGTCCGTGACCTGCAGTGCCTCCGCCAGCTCGGTCAGTCGCACCTTGAAATCGGCCTCGGACACCTCGTAAAGCTCCTTGTATAGGCGCAACGAGTCGTAGACGGCGAGGTCCCACCAAAGCTGCATCTTCTGCCCCATCACCAGCGCGATCTGGCGCAGCATCCGTGTGTCGCGCTTCCACGGAGTGTAGCCGAGGACGGATGCCTCGCCCGATGAAGGGAACAGGATGCCGGTGAGCATCTTCAGAGTGGTAGTCTTGCCCGCGCCGTTCGGACCGAGAAACCCGACCAGCTCGCCCTCCTCGATGCCGAAACTGACGTCTTGCACGGCCTTGACTTCGAACTTCTTGCGGGTGACCAGGCTCCGGAGGGCGCCCAGGGTCCCGGGCTCCTTCTTGTGGGACACGAACGAGCGGCAGAGGTGCTCCGCGACCACCACGGGCATAGCCGGAAGTGTACCTGGGGGCACTAACCTCTGGTGCCGACCTAGGCGGGAGGACTACCCCGGGTCGTAGCCCATCGTGAAGGGTTGGCTCGTCGTCGAGACCACGGCTTGCCAGAACTGGCCCTTCGCGTCCACCTGCTTGCGCTCACCCACCACCAGGTGCAGCGGAACGTGCGTGAACTCACCGTTCCAGTAGCCGGTCAGCATGTTCGTGCGCCCGGCCATCGCCGCGTGCACCGCGTTCTGAGCCAGAAGCTGACAGAACACTGCGTCCGAAGGGTCGGCCCGCGCTCCTCGGATGGTATAGCTCGGGTCCAGGTAGCGCAGGTTGATGGTGATGTTTCGAGCCGAGAAGTACTCGGTGATGGCCGTTCGGAGGAAAGCGCCGACGTCTTTCAATTTCAGGTTGCCGGAGGCATCGTGGTCTGGCTCCCCGGGTTGGAGATCCTGGCCCGCACCCTCGGCGGCAACGATCACTGCATGGTTGTTTTTCTGCAGCCGCTTCTCCAGTGAGGCCATCAGTCCATCTTCGCCGTCCAGTCGGAACGGCTGCTCGGGGATCAGGCAGAAGTCCACCTCGCTGTTCGCGAGCGTCGCGTAGGCGGCGATCCAGCCCGAGGTTCGGCCCATCAGCTTCACGAGACCGATGCCGTTCGGCACTCCCCGTGCTTCGGTATGCGCGGCCGCGATGACACTTCGCGCTTCGGACACCGCAGTGATGAAGCCGAACGACTGCGAGATGTACATGATGTCGTTGTCAATCGTCTTCGGCAGCCCGACGATACCGATCTTCAGCCCGCGGCGTTCGATCTCCTCGGCCATAAGCGCGGCAGCCCGCTGCGTGCCGTCTCCTCCGAGGGTAAACAGGACTCGGATGTTCATCCGCTCCAGCGTGTCCACCATCTCGCCGATGTCTTGGTGGCCGCGCGAGGAGCCGAGAATCGTGCCGCCGTGGTATTGGATGCCGCCCACGCTCTTGGGGGTCAGCTCCATCACCTCGTGGCCGTAGGAGGCGACGAGCCCTTGGTACCCGTAGCGGAACCCGATCACCGGGAGCGTGCCGTAGTTGTTGCACAGCTCAATGACCAGAGCCCGGATTACGTCGTTCAAGCCGGGACAAAGTCCCCCGCAGGTCACGATGCCGCAACGCAGCTTCTTGGGGTCGAAGTATATCTTTTCGCGCGGCCCTGCACGCTCGAATGCTGGCGGCGGAGATCCGTCGGACGTCGCCTTCGCAAGCTCGTCGGGGCAGGTGTGATACAGCACTTGCGCGCCGTCCGGCACGAAGCTAGCCTCCTTGAGTGGTGAGGCGACGGTGCAGGGACCGAGTCGGGCTACCGTGAGATCGGTCGGTGCCTTCATAGAATCGTCTGAGGATACCTGCTCGGATTCGCTTTCCAGTACCACCAAGTGTGGCGTGGTCCCAGAGGACTCGCCGTCGTTCAGGCTCGGGTTCGGATACATCTCGGGCAGACTCACGTGGTTCCTCCGGGTCCCATTGTTCAGATTTGGTCAAAGCCGCGATATAATCTTGTTTGCAGGAGGTCCCCTCGCATGAAACGCGTCAGAAGGGCATTCACTCTCATCGAGCTCCTGGTTGTTATCGCCATCATCGCAATCCTAGCGGCCATTCTTTTCCCCGTGTTCGCACAGGCGCGCGAGGCGGCGAAGCAGTCCATGTGCCTTAGCAATGCCAAGCAGATTGGCCTAGGGCATGAGCTCTACCTTAGCAACCACGACGGACGCTTCATCGTTCTCAACGACTTCCGCGGACCGGAGTCGATATGGGGTTGGACCAACAAGATCAACCCCTACATCAAGACGAAAGGCAAGACGGACCTCGGCGTCTTCAAGTGCCCCTCGTCGAGCTATCAGTATGGGTTCATCGCCAGCGCTTGGGCGATGTCTTATCCCGGCTTTTCCCTACGAGACGATGCGGGGAACATCGTGATCTCACCGGGTATGAAGACGGTGAACCTGCTCAAGGAGCCTGCGAAGGCTATCTACGCTTTCGACACGGGCCGACGCAATGGGCAGGAAGCGACTCGCCAGAACGACCAAGGCTGTTTTTTCCGAGGGCAGCTGGATGACCCGGTTGCTGGTGATCCCGACCCTTCGAACGAGAATGCAATCGAGTCGGATCCGGGTGTAACTTGGAACGGCTTGAAGCGTACAGGCTGGTACTGTGCCCCTTACTGTCTGTGCATGTATACGCCTACCTCTGGGCCCGAAGCGGGCAACAAGCTGTATGGTAGCCATCGAAGGCAGGGACATTCCGTGATCTTCGTAGACGGCCACGCCAAGGCATGGTCGAATTGGCCGGGCGGCGAACCCGAGCGCCTCGGCTATTGGTACACCTACGGCGTGCACTAGACCTACATCTATCTCGTGGGATGGGCCTCGGCATTCTGCCGGGGCCTTTCCGCTATGGCATCGTACGCCATCGCCCTGATGGCAGCCGATCATCCCCAGAGGGTCGTCTAGACGGGTGGTTCGAGGCCATGGGGCAACGCGTCACCGGTGTGGAGAGTGTAGCAGGTGCTATCAGCGACGCGTGAGCACAGTGGTAGGGTCGCTCGACGCTCCGGTGATATGGTCGGTGCAGAAAAGGAAAAAGCGCGAGCCTGCTCGCGCTTTTCAATGGTCCGAATTCCCAAGCTGCAGTGACGCGAGTTCGCTGAAGACTAGGCAGGTTGTTCGAGTGGGTGTGTTAGTCGAGAGTCGTGAGTAACTCCCTTAGAAAGGAGGTGATCCAGCCACACCTTCCGGTACGGCTACCTTGTTACGACTTAGCTCCCCTTACCGGCCACACCTTCGGCCGCTCTCTCCTTGCGGTTGAGCCACGGACTTCGGGTGCAACAGATTCAGTTAGCTTGACGGGCGGTGTGTACAAGACCCGGGAACGTATTCACCGCAGTATAGCTGACCTGCGGTTACTAGCGATTCCATCTTCAAGCAGTCGAGTTGCAGACTGCTATCTGAACTGGGGGCGTATTTTGGGATTGGCTCCGCCTCGCGGCATTGCTGCCCTCTGTTTCGCCCATTGTAGCATGTGTGTAGCCCCAGGCGTAACCGCCATGCTGACTTGACATCATCCGCACCTTCCTCCGGGTTGCCCCGGCAGTTTCCTATGAGTGCCCGGCCGAACCGCTGGCAACATAGGATGCGGGTTGCGCTCGTTGCTGGACTTAACCAAACACCTCACGGCACGAGCTGACGACAGCCATGCAACAGGTGTCTTCGGGCCTACCTTGTGGGTAGGGGGCCCGATTTCTCGGGCTTGCCCTCGATGTCAAGCCTGGGTAAGGTTCTTCGGTTAGTATCGAATTAAACCACATGCTCCACCGCTTGTGCGGGTCCCCGTCAATTCATTTGAGTTTCAACCTTGCGGCCGTACTCCCCAGGCGGGATGCTTAATGCGTTAGCGACGGCACGAACGGGATTGATACCGCTCACACCTAGCATCCATCGTTTACGGCAGGGACTACCGGGGTATCTAATCCCGTTTGCTCCCCCTGCTTTCGCGCCTCAGCGTCAGAAGATGCCCAGCAGACCGCCTTCGCCACGGGTGTTCCTCCTGATATCAATGCATTTCACCGCTACACCAGGAATTCCATCTGCCCCTTCATCTCTCTAGCCAGCCAGTATCAAATGCAGTTTCCGGGTTGAGCCCTGGAGATTTCACATCTGACTTAACCAGCCGCCTACGCGCGCTTTACGCCCAGTAATTCCGGACAACGCTCGCCCCCCACGTCTTACCGCGGCTGCTGGCACGTAGTTAGCCGGGGCTTATTCGTTGGGTACCGTCTTAGTTCTTTCCCAACAAAAGGAGTTTACATCCCGAAAGACGTCATCCTCCATGCGGCGTCGCTGCATCAGGCTTTCGCCCATTGTGCAAGATTCCTAACTGCTGCCTCCCGTAGGAGTCTGGGCCGTGTCTCAGTCCCAGTCGGGCTGATCGTCCTCTCAGACCAGCTACCCGTCGTAGCCTTGGTAGGCCGTTACCCCACCAACAAGCTGATAGGCCACAAGCCCCTCCCGAAGCCAGTTGTCTGATTTAGTCACCGAGGATGCCCCCGGGGACCACATCCGGTATTAGTCCCGCTTTCGCAAGGTTATCCCGGTCTTCAGGGCAGGTTACTTATGTATTACTCCGCCGTTCGCCACTAGCGCAGAGGCCGAAGCCCCTTTGCCCGTTCGACTTGCATGTTTTAGGCACGCCGCTAGCGTTCGTCCTGAGCCATGATCAAACTCTTCGTAAGAAACGTAATGTTACCTACGTTTCGACGATAGATCCGTTGACGGATCTGGACCACACTCGCGCAAACCTACCTAGTTTTCAACGAACTCGAAAGCCTCCTCTTGCAGAGGCGAGAAGCAGTATAGCAAGGCCCGACCCGCCGAGTCAAGCCCGCCGGCTAAAATTCTCGGAGAAATCTCGCCAGATTCTCGCCAGTCCCAATCATCGGCTAAAGCCTTGCAGCCTCCCCGGACCCGTGGTAGAGTGAACCCGGTCTCATCACTTATACGATGCTGCGTGGGAAAGATGCGTTCGCACTTCTCAATCAGATCCATCGCGGCTGTGTCGTGGGGGCTGGCGCTGACTGCCGTGACCACACCGGCAGCCGTTGATCTTAGTGCTCCAGGTCCACATCAGCCCGGCTGGACCCGTGTCACAGTCGCCCGGTCCGGTGGAGGCAGCTTCTCTGCCTACCTGTTTTATCCCGCGCTGCTTCCGGGCGAAAACACGCCGTTCGACGCATCCGCAGCGCCTTGTCCGGGGATCTCGTTCGGCCACGGGTTCCTCCAACCCGTCACGCGCTACCGTAGCACTCTGGAGCACCTCTCCACATGGGGCCACATTGTTATTGCCTCCGAGTCGGAGGGCGGCTTGTTCCCGTCGCACTCCCGCTTCGCCTCCGACATGCGCGACTGCCTCTCTTGGCTCACGCAACAGAACGCCGACCCATCATCATTCCTTTACCGAGCGGTCGATACCAACGCTTTCGGGATGTCCGGCCACTCGATGGGAGGGGGTTGTAGCATCCTCGCGACGGCTGCCGACCCTAGGGTGAAGGCGCTCGCGAACCTTGCAGCAGCCGAGACGAACCCTTCTGCGATTGCCCAGATGCCCAACGTTCTCGTTCCCATCAGCCTGATCGCAGGCAGTCAAGACGGAATCGTGCCCGTCTCTACGAACGGCCAGCGAATGTACGACGCCGGCGGTCCCCCTCGGCTCTTGCCCGTGATTACGGGCGGCTGGCACTGCGGCTTCGAGGATGTGAGCAGTTTCGGCTGCGACAGCGGCAGCTTGGCTCGAGCCGAACAGCTCCGCATCACGCGCCGGTTGCTTACCGCATTCTTCAACCTCTATCTGAAGCGCGAGAGCGCCCTCTGGCGTGAGGTCTGGGGGCCTGAAGCGGCCGGCGACCCCGAGGTGGTCACTCAGTTCGACCCAGGCATCAGGCTCACACCCACCTTCCAAACCAAATCGGCACCTGCCGGCCGGACCGTCTCCTACGATGTGCTGTTGGAGAATCGAGGCAGAGCAGAGCTGACGTTCCTTGTTGAGGCAGCCGACCAGGCCTGGCCCAATCCACTGATCTTGCAGCCTCGCAAGACACTCGCTGTCGGAGAGAGCGCGCTGCTTCGCGTGTTCGTGACTGTCCCCTCGACAGGGCCCAGCGCGGATACCATCGTTCTGTCCGTACGCTCGGCGACGGAGGGTCTCTCGCGCGGATACGCGATCCTCACCACGGTGCGCGACTAAGCGGATGTCCGGGTCGGATCGGGAGGACTACGCTGCCAGACGCAGGTGCTGCTCCGACTGCCTGCTCTCGATCTGGCTGCCCAAAGAAGCCAAAGCGTACTGCAGATCCTGAGCGACTTGCTCGACCCGAACCATGAGACGCTCTGCGCCCTCCCGGTCTCCTGCCTGCAGGCAGTGCACGCAGTCCCGCGTCAGGCCGTGAAGTTCCGAATGGGACCGTGCCACGGACTGGAACGCGGGCAGCCTGCCGAACCGCCCCGTGCTTTCCTCCTGAAGCCACTCGTCCAACCTGCAGCCTTTCTCCGCGCTGAAGTCTTCCGGCTGGAACTCCACACGCCCGGCCACGATTTCCTGTAGTCGTTGGATTCGCGCCTGATGGTCGCTTTTGGCAACCCGCAGCGTCGCAGTTCCGAGGCGGAAGCGTCTCATCTGCTCCCGCATCTCCGTGGCCAGGCGGTCCATGTGCGCGGCGTTCTCAGCAACCTTCGCGGTGGTCTGTGTCTGGCGGGCGATGTTCTCCGCCACGGTGTCAATCGAAGCTTTCACCTGCTGCATTCCCGCAGACATCTCCTGAGCTGAGGCGCTGTTCTGTTCGGCGATGGTGGCCATGTGCTCGAGTGCCTGGCAAGATGCGCTGACGTTGTTCGTCATACTCTCGGCGGCGTCTAGGATGGCGCGGGCCCGCTCTGCGACCTGGTCTGCTTCACACCGGATCTGTTGAAGCGCTTCGCCTGCAGAGACCGCAATCTCAGCTCCCGCTTCGATCTCCCGGTTACCCGCCTCCATCGCCGCGACTACCTCGTTGACGCTGGTCTGCACTCCGGCGACCAATTCCGCGATCTCCTTGGTTGCCTGTGCGCTCCGAACGGCCAGCTTGCGAACTTCTTCTGCCACTACTGCGAATCCGCGGCCCTGCTCACCGGCCCGTGCGGCCTCAATGGCGGCGTTCAATGCCAGCAGGTTCGTCTGCGAGGCGATATCGTCAATCGTGCTGGTGATTGTGCCGATCTGCTCCCCGCGCACGCCGAGGTCACGGACTCTTGCGGACGCCTTTTGAACCGTGTCTCGGATGCGCATCATGCCCGCGACGGTGCGCTCGACGGCCTCGGTCCCTACGTTCGCAGCGACCCGTGTGGCTTCCGCGACCTCAGCGACTTCCTCGGCCGACTTACCCACGCTGCAGGCCGAATCCACGGATTTGGCGGCAAGTACCACCGCCTCGGCCGAACTGGCTGCCTGGCTCTGCGCGCCCGCGGCGATCTGTTCGGTCACCTTGGCGGTCTCGCGCGAGGCATGCGCCACTTCTTCGGCGGCCTCGGCAGTCCGGCGGATCGCCTCGGAAGATGTCCGTGCAGCGTGCGCAAGGGTGCTCGCACATACGGCAAGCTCGTTCGCCTCCTCGATCTGTCGCACGACATGTTCACGGAACTCGTGAAGTATCGAAGCGAAGGCAGAGCCGATCGCATCTCGCGCGGACTGCGGCCGTATCTCGGCCGACAGGTCGCCTTCTCCGATGTGCTGAGCCTGGCCGGCGATCTGCTTGGCGTACTGCATCGCGCTCCGCACACGCTCGGCTAGCTCGGCGAGCTCCACTTCGTGGGTCTCCGGCACATCGTTGTCAATCTCGCCCATCGCGAGCCTTTCGAGAGACCCCGTGAGTTGCCGAACCGGCCGAAGAACGTCCTGTGCGAGCCGCCAGGCTATCGCCGCACCGATCCCGCTGCTCAGGAGTGTCATCACGATGAACGGGGGCAGCAGCACTCCGATGCTGATGTCAGCTATCAGGAAGCAGACTACGGAGAACATGCCGGAGATCATGAACGCCAAGACGGCACCGTACACAGCGAGTTTTCGAGTGATGCTCAATCTACTCCCCCGAGCTCAGGATTCTTGCCCGATGCGTGTGTGCGACTCACGTGGGCCACCACATATGGATCATCGGAGGCTGGGGAGAGTGAATGCAGGCGATCACTAGGTTGCGCCCTGCCTGGCGGTCCCTCCCACGGGTCGGGTAGAGTCGCCATTCCAACTCGTCGGCCGTATGGTTTCGGCGTGTGTCCCTTTTCCTCTAGGAGTACCCGTGAGAATACTGGAACAGGAACAACTAAACCCCTGCACCGTGAAAATGACCGTCGAGGTCGAAGCCGAGCAAGTGCAGGAGGCCGTGGAGCAGGCGCGCAGACAGATCGCGAAGCAACTGCGAGTGCCGGGCTTTCGCCCGGGGAAGGCCCCCGCATACTTCGTTGACCAGATGATCCCGAAGGATGACCTGTACCGCCGTGCGGCCGAGCAGTTGGTTCCGCAAGCCTACAAAGAAGCGGTCAAGGAGGCGGGACTAGAGCCTTACGGTGCGCCGTCGCTCCAACTCGACGTCTTCGAGGAAGGCGTTGCCTGCCGCTTCACAGCCAAGGTCGGGCTCGCTCCTCGGGTGCAGCTCGGCGAGTACAAAGGGCTCTCGGCGCAGCGTCCGGACCCTACGCCGACCGACGAAGAAGTGGAGCGCGAGCTGACAGAGATGCGCAGGCGTCGTGCCAAGCAGATCCCGCTGGACAGGCCGGCGGAGTCGGGGGACCTCGCGGTTCTCGACATCACCTCCTTAGAGGCCGACGAGACCAAGCGTTTCATGGTGATCGTGGGGCAGACCTTCGGCCAACTGGATCAGCTTCTCGTCGGCATGAGCCCAGGGGACCAGAAGTCTGCATCGCTTACCTTTCCAAATGATTTCGAGGAAGGTTCGAACTGGGCGGGCAAGATGATGGACTGCTCCGTCCGCGTCGAGTCCCTCTCGAAGGTCGAGATGCCTGCAGCGGACGACGACTTCGCCAAGGCAATGAAGCGGGAGAGCATCCAGGCCTTCCGCGAAGAGATTCGCGGCACCATCGCTGCCATCAAGGGCGCGATGGCCGACGAGCAGGTGACCGAACAACTGTTCAACCGGCTCCTCGAAAACTCCACCGTCGAGATCCCGGACAGCATGTGGGAGAGCGTTTATCAAGAGCGCATCGCCGAGATCGAGCAGGAGCAAGCTCGCAACAACAGCAGCTTCGAGGCGCTTGCAGCGGCGGAGGGCATCTCGGTAGATGAGCTACGCGCGCGGGTTGCAGCGGATGCACAGATGCAGGTGAAGCGCGCTTTGCTCATTCGCGATATCGCGGAGGCGGAGCAGATCGAGCTGACGCAAGAG
This window harbors:
- a CDS encoding aminoacyl-tRNA hydrolase — protein: MLFGRRGTPVEQPEWLIVGLGNPGMQYSHTRHNIGFRAATLLAEKHKIKLRTRKFKALYGFGKIENTPVVIALPMTYMNLSGNAVQPLLRHYDLGPDRLLVLADDLALPLGRIRIRQRGSGGGQRGLEHIIQTLGTQEFARLRIGIDPANPGQTVEHVLSAFHRDEQPVVKEVLERVVAAVRMWLRDGPERTMNEFNRRTES
- a CDS encoding redoxin domain-containing protein, whose protein sequence is MLRTLVAAVLASGVMRVGAVPNVGDTAPDFQLPDQNGTMHSLKQLRGNWVALAFYPKSMTSGCTVQNRSLSQHLAAFEKLGVRVFGVSVNTVEDQKQFCDKEGLKHTLLADPDGTAATAYGVMTKAGVASRTTIVIAPDGRVAQVFEKVDPAKDAEQILAFVEKAAGLPDFQLQEASGKEWRLSEVKAEKGILILFVSPMCPVSRAYDDRMNAIAEEFSGKGFVIIGVNSNATDPDAQIKEMAGRMKFPIVIDRESRVADMFRASRTPEVILLSPERKLIYRGAIDDQTEPSKVTKNYLRDTLLAVAEGRPVPQAETQSFGCTIKRAAKK
- a CDS encoding ATP-binding cassette domain-containing protein, which encodes MPVVVAEHLCRSFVSHKKEPGTLGALRSLVTRKKFEVKAVQDVSFGIEEGELVGFLGPNGAGKTTTLKMLTGILFPSSGEASVLGYTPWKRDTRMLRQIALVMGQKMQLWWDLAVYDSLRLYKELYEVSEADFKVRLTELAEALQVTDKLRTQVRRLSLGERMKCELIAALLHRPKVVFLDEPTIGLDLVSQKRIREFLLETNRRDHTTILLTSHYMQDVQALCDRVLIIDHGRLLYDDRLGKLLKSYGSHRLLKLQFDRAVSPEDLGRFGRVVRHTEDAADIEVPRGETSQAAAGVLAALPVSDITIAEPSVEDVIAEIFSGGKTLPGANGPESDTPGPNES
- a CDS encoding ATP-dependent 6-phosphofructokinase, producing the protein MKAPTDLTVARLGPCTVASPLKEASFVPDGAQVLYHTCPDELAKATSDGSPPPAFERAGPREKIYFDPKKLRCGIVTCGGLCPGLNDVIRALVIELCNNYGTLPVIGFRYGYQGLVASYGHEVMELTPKSVGGIQYHGGTILGSSRGHQDIGEMVDTLERMNIRVLFTLGGDGTQRAAALMAEEIERRGLKIGIVGLPKTIDNDIMYISQSFGFITAVSEARSVIAAAHTEARGVPNGIGLVKLMGRTSGWIAAYATLANSEVDFCLIPEQPFRLDGEDGLMASLEKRLQKNNHAVIVAAEGAGQDLQPGEPDHDASGNLKLKDVGAFLRTAITEYFSARNITINLRYLDPSYTIRGARADPSDAVFCQLLAQNAVHAAMAGRTNMLTGYWNGEFTHVPLHLVVGERKQVDAKGQFWQAVVSTTSQPFTMGYDPG
- a CDS encoding prepilin-type N-terminal cleavage/methylation domain-containing protein: MKRVRRAFTLIELLVVIAIIAILAAILFPVFAQAREAAKQSMCLSNAKQIGLGHELYLSNHDGRFIVLNDFRGPESIWGWTNKINPYIKTKGKTDLGVFKCPSSSYQYGFIASAWAMSYPGFSLRDDAGNIVISPGMKTVNLLKEPAKAIYAFDTGRRNGQEATRQNDQGCFFRGQLDDPVAGDPDPSNENAIESDPGVTWNGLKRTGWYCAPYCLCMYTPTSGPEAGNKLYGSHRRQGHSVIFVDGHAKAWSNWPGGEPERLGYWYTYGVH
- a CDS encoding alpha/beta hydrolase, which gives rise to MGKMRSHFSIRSIAAVSWGLALTAVTTPAAVDLSAPGPHQPGWTRVTVARSGGGSFSAYLFYPALLPGENTPFDASAAPCPGISFGHGFLQPVTRYRSTLEHLSTWGHIVIASESEGGLFPSHSRFASDMRDCLSWLTQQNADPSSFLYRAVDTNAFGMSGHSMGGGCSILATAADPRVKALANLAAAETNPSAIAQMPNVLVPISLIAGSQDGIVPVSTNGQRMYDAGGPPRLLPVITGGWHCGFEDVSSFGCDSGSLARAEQLRITRRLLTAFFNLYLKRESALWREVWGPEAAGDPEVVTQFDPGIRLTPTFQTKSAPAGRTVSYDVLLENRGRAELTFLVEAADQAWPNPLILQPRKTLAVGESALLRVFVTVPSTGPSADTIVLSVRSATEGLSRGYAILTTVRD
- a CDS encoding HAMP domain-containing protein, coding for MSITRKLAVYGAVLAFMISGMFSVVCFLIADISIGVLLPPFIVMTLLSSGIGAAIAWRLAQDVLRPVRQLTGSLERLAMGEIDNDVPETHEVELAELAERVRSAMQYAKQIAGQAQHIGEGDLSAEIRPQSARDAIGSAFASILHEFREHVVRQIEEANELAVCASTLAHAARTSSEAIRRTAEAAEEVAHASRETAKVTEQIAAGAQSQAASSAEAVVLAAKSVDSACSVGKSAEEVAEVAEATRVAANVGTEAVERTVAGMMRIRDTVQKASARVRDLGVRGEQIGTITSTIDDIASQTNLLALNAAIEAARAGEQGRGFAVVAEEVRKLAVRSAQATKEIAELVAGVQTSVNEVVAAMEAGNREIEAGAEIAVSAGEALQQIRCEADQVAERARAILDAAESMTNNVSASCQALEHMATIAEQNSASAQEMSAGMQQVKASIDTVAENIARQTQTTAKVAENAAHMDRLATEMREQMRRFRLGTATLRVAKSDHQARIQRLQEIVAGRVEFQPEDFSAEKGCRLDEWLQEESTGRFGRLPAFQSVARSHSELHGLTRDCVHCLQAGDREGAERLMVRVEQVAQDLQYALASLGSQIESRQSEQHLRLAA
- the tig gene encoding trigger factor, which produces MRILEQEQLNPCTVKMTVEVEAEQVQEAVEQARRQIAKQLRVPGFRPGKAPAYFVDQMIPKDDLYRRAAEQLVPQAYKEAVKEAGLEPYGAPSLQLDVFEEGVACRFTAKVGLAPRVQLGEYKGLSAQRPDPTPTDEEVERELTEMRRRRAKQIPLDRPAESGDLAVLDITSLEADETKRFMVIVGQTFGQLDQLLVGMSPGDQKSASLTFPNDFEEGSNWAGKMMDCSVRVESLSKVEMPAADDDFAKAMKRESIQAFREEIRGTIAAIKGAMADEQVTEQLFNRLLENSTVEIPDSMWESVYQERIAEIEQEQARNNSSFEALAAAEGISVDELRARVAADAQMQVKRALLIRDIAEAEQIELTQEDLDFQIQRLADRARVSFDVARREIQKQNGMDEVRFRALFRKVADLLKEHAHIVTVQAR